The proteins below come from a single Candidatus Coatesbacteria bacterium genomic window:
- a CDS encoding NUDIX domain-containing protein, whose amino-acid sequence MHEATLNSRHVYSGRVLLDVRVEEVRLDDGATATRELVEVAEAVLLLPILDDGRLVLIRQYRKGIEAALLELPAGKLDPGEEREADARRELAEETGYRCARLEYLGPIHTSPGFCNETIHLYRARGLEHVGQHTDADERIDVLTPTPTEVEQLLDEGALTDAKTLCALLLHGRR is encoded by the coding sequence GACCCTCAACAGCCGCCACGTCTACTCCGGTCGGGTGCTCCTCGACGTCCGCGTCGAGGAGGTCCGGCTGGACGACGGCGCCACGGCGACCCGCGAGCTGGTCGAAGTCGCCGAGGCCGTTCTGCTGCTGCCGATCCTCGACGACGGCCGGCTGGTCCTCATCCGCCAGTACCGCAAGGGGATCGAGGCCGCCCTGCTCGAGCTGCCGGCGGGTAAGCTGGACCCCGGCGAGGAGCGCGAGGCAGACGCCCGGCGTGAGTTGGCCGAGGAAACGGGTTACCGCTGCGCCCGCCTCGAGTACCTCGGACCGATCCACACCAGTCCCGGCTTCTGCAACGAGACCATCCACCTCTACCGGGCCCGGGGCCTGGAGCACGTCGGCCAGCACACCGACGCCGACGAGCGGATCGACGTCCTTACCCCGACCCCGACCGAGGTCGAGCAACTGCTGGACGAGGGCGCGCTGACCGACGCCAAAACGCTCTGCGCCCTGCTGCTGCACGGACGCCGGTAA